In Ooceraea biroi isolate clonal line C1 chromosome 1, Obir_v5.4, whole genome shotgun sequence, the genomic stretch tcaaaattcgtgtgatttatgaatatgagttccgccgtggaaccacagtgtcggagacagctcgtaatgtcaacgctgtatttggtgaaggttcaactactaaagcaacggtgggcaattggttcgaaaacttcagagatggagatttcagcctcgctaatgagccacgtggaagaccaaagacgaaggtggataatgatcacttgagagccgtagtagagtccgatccatctcaaagtacacgtgaattggcatcgatattcaatgtttccatacccaccatattggttcatttagctgcaattggtaagataaagaagttggacaaatgggtcccgcacgaattgaccgatgcgcagcaggcgcaacgtctagaggcttccc encodes the following:
- the LOC113561453 gene encoding histone-lysine N-methyltransferase SETMAR-like — its product is NFRDGDFSLANEPRGRPKTKVDNDHLRAVVESDPSQSTRELASIFNVSIPTILVHLAAIGKIKKLDKWVPHELTDAQQAQRLEASLSLLSRHKNESFFNRIVTCDEKWILYDN